Proteins encoded in a region of the Buteo buteo chromosome 11, bButBut1.hap1.1, whole genome shotgun sequence genome:
- the SHC1 gene encoding SHC-transforming protein 1 isoform X2, translated as MDLLQKSKYSHLRNESVSSLEEAVGGVGVPASPVESLTGMRSLPGSLSSSSLGPTAPLGELSPESEDSPTTLCSFFPKMANLKLSNPANLLSLRGSSTGSSPGEPSPAGILEPAPGGAAGPDSAGPVAVCSQDMNKLSCGKKTRVEGGQLGGDEWTRHGSFVNKPTRGWLHPDDKVMGPGVSYHVRYMGCVEVLQSMRALDFNTRTQVTREAIGLVCEAVPGAKGAVRRRKPCGRSLNSILGKSNLKFAGMPITLTISTSSLNLMASDCKQIIANHHMQSISFASGGDPDTAEYVAYVAKDPVNQRACHILECPEGLAQDVISTIGQAFELRFKQYLKNPPKLVTPHDRMAGFDGSAWDEEEEEPAPDHQYYNDFPGKEPPIGGVVDMRLRDGAAQTPNHLGATLPVGQSSGGEYDPRKQHTPAQGREKYPAPVGASGRTDLFDDPSYVNVQNMDKTRQASAAGTPATANGSTQRDLFDMKPFEDALRVPPSVPMGLPPAQVLASMEEQLRREPWYHGKMNRKEAEKLLKVNGDFLVRESTTTPGQYVLTGLQGGQPKHLLLVDPEGVVRTKDHRFESVSHLISYHMDNHLPIISAGSEMCLQQPVERRL; from the exons ATGGATCTCCTGCAGAAGAGCAAATACAGCCACCTGCGGAACgagtctgtctcctctctggaggaggctgtggggggcgtgggggtcccagcctccCCAGTGGAGTCCCTCACAGGCATGCGGTCTCTGCCTGGCTCCctgtcctcctcttccctcGGCCCCACGGCACCTCTTGGAGAGCTCTCGCCCGAGTCAGAGGACAGCCCCACCAccctctgctccttcttccccaaaatGGCCAACCTGAAGCTCTCGAACCCCGCCAACCTGCTCAGCCTGCGGGGCTCCTCCACTGGCAGCAGCCCGGGggagcccagccctgcagggatACTGGAACCAGCaccggggggggctgccggccccGACTCAGCGGGACCTGTCGCTGTCTGTTCCCAGGATATGAACAAGCTGAGCTGCGGGAAGAAGACGCGGGTGGAAGGCGGCCAGCTGGGGGGTGATGAATGGACCCGCCACGGCAGCTTCGTCAATAAGCCCACCCGTGGCTGGCTGCACCCGGATGACAAGGTCATGGGCCCCGGGGTCTCCTACCACGTCCGG TACATGGGCTGCGTGGAAGTCCTCCAGTCCATGAGGGCTTTGGATTTCAACACCAGGACGCAGGTCACCAG GGAGGCCATTGGGCTTGTGTGTGAGGCTGTGCCCGGTGCCAAGGGAGCTGTGcggaggaggaag ccctgcggccGCTCCCTGAACTCCATCCTGGGCAAGAGCAACCTGAAGTTCGCCGGCATGCCCATCACCCTGACCATCTCCACCAGCAGCCTCAACCTCATGGCTTCTGACTGCAAGCAG ATCATTGCCAACCACCACATGCAGTCCATCTCTTTTGCTTCTGGGGGAGACCCG GACACAGCAGAGTATGTTGCCTATGTTGCCAAAGATCCCGTCAATCAGAGAG cctgccatATCCTGGAGTGCCCCGAGGGCTTGGCACAGGATGTGATCAGCACCATTGGGCAGGCCTTCGAGCTGCGGTTCAAGCAGTACCTGAAGAACCCTCCGAAGCTGGTGACACCGCACGACAG GATGGCAGGGTTTGATGGCTCTGCCtgggatgaggaagaggaggaaccAGCCCCAGATCACCAGTACTACAATGACTTCCCCGGCAAGGAGCCTCCCATTGGGGGGGTTGTGGACATGCGGCTGCGGGATGGGGCTGCTCAGACCCCCAATCACCTGGGGGCCACGCTG cctgtcGGCCAGTCATCTGGTGGGGAGTACGACCCCCGGAAGCAGCACACTCCTGCCCAAG ggagagagaaatacCCAGCTCCTGTGGGCGCATCTGGCCGCACAGACCTGTTTGATGACCCATCTTATGTCAACGTGCAGAACATGGACAAGACACGCCAAGCATCAGCTGCTGGCACCCCCGCAACGGCCAACGGCAGCACCCAGAGAGACCTCTTCGATATGA agccctTTGAAGATGCCCTGCGTGTCCCCCCGTCTGTGCCCATGGGGCTACCCCCTGCCCAGGTGCTGGCCTCCATGGAGGAGCAGCTGAGACGGGAGCCCTGGTACCATGGGAAGATGAACCGCAAGGAGGCCGAGAAGCTGCTGAAGGTGAACGGAGACTTCCTGGTGCGAGAAAGTACCACCACCCCGGGCCAGTACGTGCTGACCGGCTTGCAGGGTGGGCAGCCCAAGCATCTGCTACTCGTCGATCCTGAGGGAGTG GTGCGGACGAAAGACCACCGCTTTGAGAGTGTCAGTCACCTCATCAGCTACCACATGGACAATCACCTACCCATCATCTCGGCTGGCAGCGAGatgtgcctgcagcagcctgtggagaggagacTCTGA
- the CKS1B gene encoding cyclin-dependent kinases regulatory subunit 1 isoform X2: MAHKQIYYSDKYDDEEFEYRHVMLPKEVAKLVPRTHLLSESEWRNLGVQQSQGWVHYMIHEPEPHILLFRRPLPKKPEK, translated from the exons ATGGCGCACAAGCAGATCTACTACTCGGACAAGTACGACGACGAGGAGTTCGAGTACCG GCACGTGATGCTGCCCAAGGAGGTGGCCAAGCTGGTGCCCAGGACCCACCTGCTGTCGGAGTCGGAGTGGCGGAACCTGGGggtgcagcagagccagggctgggtgCACTACATGATCCACGAGCCAG AGCCCCACATCCTGCTGTTCCGCCGGCCGCTGCCCAAGAAGCCGGAGAAGTGA
- the SHC1 gene encoding SHC-transforming protein 1 isoform X3: MEYVDMNKLSCGKKTRVEGGQLGGDEWTRHGSFVNKPTRGWLHPDDKVMGPGVSYHVRYMGCVEVLQSMRALDFNTRTQVTREAIGLVCEAVPGAKGAVRRRKPCGRSLNSILGKSNLKFAGMPITLTISTSSLNLMASDCKQIIANHHMQSISFASGGDPDTAEYVAYVAKDPVNQRACHILECPEGLAQDVISTIGQAFELRFKQYLKNPPKLVTPHDRMAGFDGSAWDEEEEEPAPDHQYYNDFPGKEPPIGGVVDMRLRDGAAQTPNHLGATLPVGQSSGGEYDPRKQHTPAQAGREKYPAPVGASGRTDLFDDPSYVNVQNMDKTRQASAAGTPATANGSTQRDLFDMKPFEDALRVPPSVPMGLPPAQVLASMEEQLRREPWYHGKMNRKEAEKLLKVNGDFLVRESTTTPGQYVLTGLQGGQPKHLLLVDPEGVVRTKDHRFESVSHLISYHMDNHLPIISAGSEMCLQQPVERRL; the protein is encoded by the exons ATGGAGTATGTG GATATGAACAAGCTGAGCTGCGGGAAGAAGACGCGGGTGGAAGGCGGCCAGCTGGGGGGTGATGAATGGACCCGCCACGGCAGCTTCGTCAATAAGCCCACCCGTGGCTGGCTGCACCCGGATGACAAGGTCATGGGCCCCGGGGTCTCCTACCACGTCCGG TACATGGGCTGCGTGGAAGTCCTCCAGTCCATGAGGGCTTTGGATTTCAACACCAGGACGCAGGTCACCAG GGAGGCCATTGGGCTTGTGTGTGAGGCTGTGCCCGGTGCCAAGGGAGCTGTGcggaggaggaag ccctgcggccGCTCCCTGAACTCCATCCTGGGCAAGAGCAACCTGAAGTTCGCCGGCATGCCCATCACCCTGACCATCTCCACCAGCAGCCTCAACCTCATGGCTTCTGACTGCAAGCAG ATCATTGCCAACCACCACATGCAGTCCATCTCTTTTGCTTCTGGGGGAGACCCG GACACAGCAGAGTATGTTGCCTATGTTGCCAAAGATCCCGTCAATCAGAGAG cctgccatATCCTGGAGTGCCCCGAGGGCTTGGCACAGGATGTGATCAGCACCATTGGGCAGGCCTTCGAGCTGCGGTTCAAGCAGTACCTGAAGAACCCTCCGAAGCTGGTGACACCGCACGACAG GATGGCAGGGTTTGATGGCTCTGCCtgggatgaggaagaggaggaaccAGCCCCAGATCACCAGTACTACAATGACTTCCCCGGCAAGGAGCCTCCCATTGGGGGGGTTGTGGACATGCGGCTGCGGGATGGGGCTGCTCAGACCCCCAATCACCTGGGGGCCACGCTG cctgtcGGCCAGTCATCTGGTGGGGAGTACGACCCCCGGAAGCAGCACACTCCTGCCCAAG cagggagagagaaatacCCAGCTCCTGTGGGCGCATCTGGCCGCACAGACCTGTTTGATGACCCATCTTATGTCAACGTGCAGAACATGGACAAGACACGCCAAGCATCAGCTGCTGGCACCCCCGCAACGGCCAACGGCAGCACCCAGAGAGACCTCTTCGATATGA agccctTTGAAGATGCCCTGCGTGTCCCCCCGTCTGTGCCCATGGGGCTACCCCCTGCCCAGGTGCTGGCCTCCATGGAGGAGCAGCTGAGACGGGAGCCCTGGTACCATGGGAAGATGAACCGCAAGGAGGCCGAGAAGCTGCTGAAGGTGAACGGAGACTTCCTGGTGCGAGAAAGTACCACCACCCCGGGCCAGTACGTGCTGACCGGCTTGCAGGGTGGGCAGCCCAAGCATCTGCTACTCGTCGATCCTGAGGGAGTG GTGCGGACGAAAGACCACCGCTTTGAGAGTGTCAGTCACCTCATCAGCTACCACATGGACAATCACCTACCCATCATCTCGGCTGGCAGCGAGatgtgcctgcagcagcctgtggagaggagacTCTGA
- the SHC1 gene encoding SHC-transforming protein 1 isoform X1 — protein sequence MDLLQKSKYSHLRNESVSSLEEAVGGVGVPASPVESLTGMRSLPGSLSSSSLGPTAPLGELSPESEDSPTTLCSFFPKMANLKLSNPANLLSLRGSSTGSSPGEPSPAGILEPAPGGAAGPDSAGPVAVCSQDMNKLSCGKKTRVEGGQLGGDEWTRHGSFVNKPTRGWLHPDDKVMGPGVSYHVRYMGCVEVLQSMRALDFNTRTQVTREAIGLVCEAVPGAKGAVRRRKPCGRSLNSILGKSNLKFAGMPITLTISTSSLNLMASDCKQIIANHHMQSISFASGGDPDTAEYVAYVAKDPVNQRACHILECPEGLAQDVISTIGQAFELRFKQYLKNPPKLVTPHDRMAGFDGSAWDEEEEEPAPDHQYYNDFPGKEPPIGGVVDMRLRDGAAQTPNHLGATLPVGQSSGGEYDPRKQHTPAQAGREKYPAPVGASGRTDLFDDPSYVNVQNMDKTRQASAAGTPATANGSTQRDLFDMKPFEDALRVPPSVPMGLPPAQVLASMEEQLRREPWYHGKMNRKEAEKLLKVNGDFLVRESTTTPGQYVLTGLQGGQPKHLLLVDPEGVVRTKDHRFESVSHLISYHMDNHLPIISAGSEMCLQQPVERRL from the exons ATGGATCTCCTGCAGAAGAGCAAATACAGCCACCTGCGGAACgagtctgtctcctctctggaggaggctgtggggggcgtgggggtcccagcctccCCAGTGGAGTCCCTCACAGGCATGCGGTCTCTGCCTGGCTCCctgtcctcctcttccctcGGCCCCACGGCACCTCTTGGAGAGCTCTCGCCCGAGTCAGAGGACAGCCCCACCAccctctgctccttcttccccaaaatGGCCAACCTGAAGCTCTCGAACCCCGCCAACCTGCTCAGCCTGCGGGGCTCCTCCACTGGCAGCAGCCCGGGggagcccagccctgcagggatACTGGAACCAGCaccggggggggctgccggccccGACTCAGCGGGACCTGTCGCTGTCTGTTCCCAGGATATGAACAAGCTGAGCTGCGGGAAGAAGACGCGGGTGGAAGGCGGCCAGCTGGGGGGTGATGAATGGACCCGCCACGGCAGCTTCGTCAATAAGCCCACCCGTGGCTGGCTGCACCCGGATGACAAGGTCATGGGCCCCGGGGTCTCCTACCACGTCCGG TACATGGGCTGCGTGGAAGTCCTCCAGTCCATGAGGGCTTTGGATTTCAACACCAGGACGCAGGTCACCAG GGAGGCCATTGGGCTTGTGTGTGAGGCTGTGCCCGGTGCCAAGGGAGCTGTGcggaggaggaag ccctgcggccGCTCCCTGAACTCCATCCTGGGCAAGAGCAACCTGAAGTTCGCCGGCATGCCCATCACCCTGACCATCTCCACCAGCAGCCTCAACCTCATGGCTTCTGACTGCAAGCAG ATCATTGCCAACCACCACATGCAGTCCATCTCTTTTGCTTCTGGGGGAGACCCG GACACAGCAGAGTATGTTGCCTATGTTGCCAAAGATCCCGTCAATCAGAGAG cctgccatATCCTGGAGTGCCCCGAGGGCTTGGCACAGGATGTGATCAGCACCATTGGGCAGGCCTTCGAGCTGCGGTTCAAGCAGTACCTGAAGAACCCTCCGAAGCTGGTGACACCGCACGACAG GATGGCAGGGTTTGATGGCTCTGCCtgggatgaggaagaggaggaaccAGCCCCAGATCACCAGTACTACAATGACTTCCCCGGCAAGGAGCCTCCCATTGGGGGGGTTGTGGACATGCGGCTGCGGGATGGGGCTGCTCAGACCCCCAATCACCTGGGGGCCACGCTG cctgtcGGCCAGTCATCTGGTGGGGAGTACGACCCCCGGAAGCAGCACACTCCTGCCCAAG cagggagagagaaatacCCAGCTCCTGTGGGCGCATCTGGCCGCACAGACCTGTTTGATGACCCATCTTATGTCAACGTGCAGAACATGGACAAGACACGCCAAGCATCAGCTGCTGGCACCCCCGCAACGGCCAACGGCAGCACCCAGAGAGACCTCTTCGATATGA agccctTTGAAGATGCCCTGCGTGTCCCCCCGTCTGTGCCCATGGGGCTACCCCCTGCCCAGGTGCTGGCCTCCATGGAGGAGCAGCTGAGACGGGAGCCCTGGTACCATGGGAAGATGAACCGCAAGGAGGCCGAGAAGCTGCTGAAGGTGAACGGAGACTTCCTGGTGCGAGAAAGTACCACCACCCCGGGCCAGTACGTGCTGACCGGCTTGCAGGGTGGGCAGCCCAAGCATCTGCTACTCGTCGATCCTGAGGGAGTG GTGCGGACGAAAGACCACCGCTTTGAGAGTGTCAGTCACCTCATCAGCTACCACATGGACAATCACCTACCCATCATCTCGGCTGGCAGCGAGatgtgcctgcagcagcctgtggagaggagacTCTGA
- the CKS1B gene encoding cyclin-dependent kinases regulatory subunit 1 isoform X1: MAHKQIYYSDKYDDEEFEYRAPHPAVPPAAAQEAGEVSGPRPTEAPTETAPSSSSLPGGLHPVTLGAAWALPGGGGELGPSAGGALPNAGPEHTLKLQ, from the exons ATGGCGCACAAGCAGATCTACTACTCGGACAAGTACGACGACGAGGAGTTCGAGTACCG AGCCCCACATCCTGCTGTTCCGCCGGCCGCTGCCCAAGAAGCCGGAGAAGTGAGCGGGCCCCGGCCCACCGAAGCCCCCACCGAGActgcaccttcctcctcctcgctccCGGGGGGGCTTCACCCCGTGACCCTCGGGGCCGCCTGGGcgctgcccgggggggggggggagctcgGCCCTAGTGCCGGGGGGGCCCTTCCTAATGCCGGGCCTGAGCACACACTGAAGCTTCAATAA
- the PYGO2 gene encoding LOW QUALITY PROTEIN: pygopus homolog 2 (The sequence of the model RefSeq protein was modified relative to this genomic sequence to represent the inferred CDS: inserted 1 base in 1 codon) codes for MAAHTRRSWRAASRPRRPRRGPRTPAGSAAAGGPGRKQGKAGLQMKSPEKKRRKSNTQGPAYSHLSEFAPPPTPMVDHLVASNPFEDDFGAPKVGAAPAPFLGSPVPFGGFRVQGGMSPQVPPGYGGGPQPLRRQPPPSPPGXMGPAFSMPPQNPGYVQPGGMGFPGQPFSQPLGQNFSPPAGQLLQGPVGGFGPMISPTVGQPPRGDMGPGPALNPPGGPAASQRFSQPGNLFGQSPMQRPGQNVPPLPPTASPFPGADPGFPAGGEEGGKNLNPTPSTFTQEQHSGSPATVNGAQPGFAPGSTGRGAGTPETNSLPPPPPGKAAGSSGHQPPPGLVYPCGACRNEVNDDQDAILCEASCQKWFHRECTGMTENAYGLLTTEASAVWACDFCLKTKEIQSVYVREGLGQLVAANDG; via the exons ATGGCGGCCCACACGCGGAGAAGCTGGAGGGCGGcgtcccggccccgccgcccccgccggggcccccgcacccccgcgggtagcgccgccgccggcgggcccggccggAAGCAAGGGAAGGCAG GGCTGCAGATGAAGAGCCCCGAGAAGAAGCGGCGCAAGTCCAACACGCAG GGCCCCGCCTACTCCCACCTCTCGGAGTTCGCCCCGCCGCCCACCCCCATGGTGGACCACCTGGTGGCCTCCAACCCCTTCGAGGATGATTTTGGGGCCCCCAAGGTGGGCGCAGCCCCTGCCCCTTTCCTGGGCAGCCCCGTGCCTTTCGGCGGCTTCCGCGTCCAGGGGGGGATGTCACCGCAGGTGCCCCCCGGTTACGGTGGaggcccccagcccctgcggaGGCAGCCCCCCCCTTCGCCCCCGG AGATGGGCCCGGCCTTCAGCATGCCCCCCCAGAACCCTGGCTATGTCCAGCCCGGGGGCATGGGCTTCCCGGGGCAGCCCTTCAGCCAGCCCCTCGGACAGAACTTCAGCCCCCCCGCggggcagctcctgcagggGCCCGTCGGGGGCTTTGGGCCCATGATTTCCCCCAccgtggggcagcccccccggggAGACATGGGCCCCGGGCCAGCCCTCAACCCCCCCGGGGGACCGGCGGCCTCCCAGCGCTTCAGCCAACCCGGCAACCTCTTTGGACAGTCGCCCATGCAGCGCCCAGGGCAGAAcgtgccccccctgccccccaccgccagccccttccctggggCTGACCCCGGCTTCCCTGCTGGCGGCGAGGAGGGGGGCAAGAACCTCAaccccacccccagcacctTCACCCAGGAGCAGCACTCGGGCTCGCCCGCCACCGTCAACGGGGCGCAGCCTGGTTTCGCCCCTGGCAGCACCGGCCGCGGTGCTGGCACTCCGGAGACCAACAGCCTCCCGCCACCCCCACCCGGTAAGGCAGCCGGCAGTTCGGGGCACCAGCCGCCACCGGGGCTGGTGTACCCCTGTGGGGCTTGTCGCAACGAGGTGAACGATGACCAAGACGCCATCTTGTGCGAGGCCTCCTGCCAGAAGTGGTTCCACCGGGAGTGCACGGGGATGACGGAGAATGCCTATGGGCTGCTCACCACTGAGGCCTCTGCCGTCTGGGCCTGCGACTTCTGCCTGAAGACCAAGGAGATCCAGTCGGTCTACGTCCGGGAGGGCCTGGGACAGCTGGTGGCCGCCAACGACGGCTGA
- the SHC1 gene encoding SHC-transforming protein 1 isoform X4 encodes MEYVDMNKLSCGKKTRVEGGQLGGDEWTRHGSFVNKPTRGWLHPDDKVMGPGVSYHVRYMGCVEVLQSMRALDFNTRTQVTREAIGLVCEAVPGAKGAVRRRKPCGRSLNSILGKSNLKFAGMPITLTISTSSLNLMASDCKQIIANHHMQSISFASGGDPDTAEYVAYVAKDPVNQRACHILECPEGLAQDVISTIGQAFELRFKQYLKNPPKLVTPHDRMAGFDGSAWDEEEEEPAPDHQYYNDFPGKEPPIGGVVDMRLRDGAAQTPNHLGATLPVGQSSGGEYDPRKQHTPAQGREKYPAPVGASGRTDLFDDPSYVNVQNMDKTRQASAAGTPATANGSTQRDLFDMKPFEDALRVPPSVPMGLPPAQVLASMEEQLRREPWYHGKMNRKEAEKLLKVNGDFLVRESTTTPGQYVLTGLQGGQPKHLLLVDPEGVVRTKDHRFESVSHLISYHMDNHLPIISAGSEMCLQQPVERRL; translated from the exons ATGGAGTATGTG GATATGAACAAGCTGAGCTGCGGGAAGAAGACGCGGGTGGAAGGCGGCCAGCTGGGGGGTGATGAATGGACCCGCCACGGCAGCTTCGTCAATAAGCCCACCCGTGGCTGGCTGCACCCGGATGACAAGGTCATGGGCCCCGGGGTCTCCTACCACGTCCGG TACATGGGCTGCGTGGAAGTCCTCCAGTCCATGAGGGCTTTGGATTTCAACACCAGGACGCAGGTCACCAG GGAGGCCATTGGGCTTGTGTGTGAGGCTGTGCCCGGTGCCAAGGGAGCTGTGcggaggaggaag ccctgcggccGCTCCCTGAACTCCATCCTGGGCAAGAGCAACCTGAAGTTCGCCGGCATGCCCATCACCCTGACCATCTCCACCAGCAGCCTCAACCTCATGGCTTCTGACTGCAAGCAG ATCATTGCCAACCACCACATGCAGTCCATCTCTTTTGCTTCTGGGGGAGACCCG GACACAGCAGAGTATGTTGCCTATGTTGCCAAAGATCCCGTCAATCAGAGAG cctgccatATCCTGGAGTGCCCCGAGGGCTTGGCACAGGATGTGATCAGCACCATTGGGCAGGCCTTCGAGCTGCGGTTCAAGCAGTACCTGAAGAACCCTCCGAAGCTGGTGACACCGCACGACAG GATGGCAGGGTTTGATGGCTCTGCCtgggatgaggaagaggaggaaccAGCCCCAGATCACCAGTACTACAATGACTTCCCCGGCAAGGAGCCTCCCATTGGGGGGGTTGTGGACATGCGGCTGCGGGATGGGGCTGCTCAGACCCCCAATCACCTGGGGGCCACGCTG cctgtcGGCCAGTCATCTGGTGGGGAGTACGACCCCCGGAAGCAGCACACTCCTGCCCAAG ggagagagaaatacCCAGCTCCTGTGGGCGCATCTGGCCGCACAGACCTGTTTGATGACCCATCTTATGTCAACGTGCAGAACATGGACAAGACACGCCAAGCATCAGCTGCTGGCACCCCCGCAACGGCCAACGGCAGCACCCAGAGAGACCTCTTCGATATGA agccctTTGAAGATGCCCTGCGTGTCCCCCCGTCTGTGCCCATGGGGCTACCCCCTGCCCAGGTGCTGGCCTCCATGGAGGAGCAGCTGAGACGGGAGCCCTGGTACCATGGGAAGATGAACCGCAAGGAGGCCGAGAAGCTGCTGAAGGTGAACGGAGACTTCCTGGTGCGAGAAAGTACCACCACCCCGGGCCAGTACGTGCTGACCGGCTTGCAGGGTGGGCAGCCCAAGCATCTGCTACTCGTCGATCCTGAGGGAGTG GTGCGGACGAAAGACCACCGCTTTGAGAGTGTCAGTCACCTCATCAGCTACCACATGGACAATCACCTACCCATCATCTCGGCTGGCAGCGAGatgtgcctgcagcagcctgtggagaggagacTCTGA
- the SHC1 gene encoding SHC-transforming protein 1 isoform X5, with the protein MNKLSCGKKTRVEGGQLGGDEWTRHGSFVNKPTRGWLHPDDKVMGPGVSYHVRYMGCVEVLQSMRALDFNTRTQVTREAIGLVCEAVPGAKGAVRRRKPCGRSLNSILGKSNLKFAGMPITLTISTSSLNLMASDCKQIIANHHMQSISFASGGDPDTAEYVAYVAKDPVNQRACHILECPEGLAQDVISTIGQAFELRFKQYLKNPPKLVTPHDRMAGFDGSAWDEEEEEPAPDHQYYNDFPGKEPPIGGVVDMRLRDGAAQTPNHLGATLPVGQSSGGEYDPRKQHTPAQAGREKYPAPVGASGRTDLFDDPSYVNVQNMDKTRQASAAGTPATANGSTQRDLFDMKPFEDALRVPPSVPMGLPPAQVLASMEEQLRREPWYHGKMNRKEAEKLLKVNGDFLVRESTTTPGQYVLTGLQGGQPKHLLLVDPEGVVRTKDHRFESVSHLISYHMDNHLPIISAGSEMCLQQPVERRL; encoded by the exons ATGAACAAGCTGAGCTGCGGGAAGAAGACGCGGGTGGAAGGCGGCCAGCTGGGGGGTGATGAATGGACCCGCCACGGCAGCTTCGTCAATAAGCCCACCCGTGGCTGGCTGCACCCGGATGACAAGGTCATGGGCCCCGGGGTCTCCTACCACGTCCGG TACATGGGCTGCGTGGAAGTCCTCCAGTCCATGAGGGCTTTGGATTTCAACACCAGGACGCAGGTCACCAG GGAGGCCATTGGGCTTGTGTGTGAGGCTGTGCCCGGTGCCAAGGGAGCTGTGcggaggaggaag ccctgcggccGCTCCCTGAACTCCATCCTGGGCAAGAGCAACCTGAAGTTCGCCGGCATGCCCATCACCCTGACCATCTCCACCAGCAGCCTCAACCTCATGGCTTCTGACTGCAAGCAG ATCATTGCCAACCACCACATGCAGTCCATCTCTTTTGCTTCTGGGGGAGACCCG GACACAGCAGAGTATGTTGCCTATGTTGCCAAAGATCCCGTCAATCAGAGAG cctgccatATCCTGGAGTGCCCCGAGGGCTTGGCACAGGATGTGATCAGCACCATTGGGCAGGCCTTCGAGCTGCGGTTCAAGCAGTACCTGAAGAACCCTCCGAAGCTGGTGACACCGCACGACAG GATGGCAGGGTTTGATGGCTCTGCCtgggatgaggaagaggaggaaccAGCCCCAGATCACCAGTACTACAATGACTTCCCCGGCAAGGAGCCTCCCATTGGGGGGGTTGTGGACATGCGGCTGCGGGATGGGGCTGCTCAGACCCCCAATCACCTGGGGGCCACGCTG cctgtcGGCCAGTCATCTGGTGGGGAGTACGACCCCCGGAAGCAGCACACTCCTGCCCAAG cagggagagagaaatacCCAGCTCCTGTGGGCGCATCTGGCCGCACAGACCTGTTTGATGACCCATCTTATGTCAACGTGCAGAACATGGACAAGACACGCCAAGCATCAGCTGCTGGCACCCCCGCAACGGCCAACGGCAGCACCCAGAGAGACCTCTTCGATATGA agccctTTGAAGATGCCCTGCGTGTCCCCCCGTCTGTGCCCATGGGGCTACCCCCTGCCCAGGTGCTGGCCTCCATGGAGGAGCAGCTGAGACGGGAGCCCTGGTACCATGGGAAGATGAACCGCAAGGAGGCCGAGAAGCTGCTGAAGGTGAACGGAGACTTCCTGGTGCGAGAAAGTACCACCACCCCGGGCCAGTACGTGCTGACCGGCTTGCAGGGTGGGCAGCCCAAGCATCTGCTACTCGTCGATCCTGAGGGAGTG GTGCGGACGAAAGACCACCGCTTTGAGAGTGTCAGTCACCTCATCAGCTACCACATGGACAATCACCTACCCATCATCTCGGCTGGCAGCGAGatgtgcctgcagcagcctgtggagaggagacTCTGA